From Psychroflexus torquis ATCC 700755, the proteins below share one genomic window:
- a CDS encoding 2-hydroxyacid dehydrogenase has product MKIAIFSSKTYDQDYFEKYEEDYNYKISFFEAALNKDTANLSIGFEAVCIFVNDNIDKETIKRLSKNGVKLIALRCAGFNNVDVEAAKEHDIKVVRVPVYSPPAVAEHSMALILTLNRKTHKAYNRVREGNFSLKNLIGFNLSGKTVGVIGTGQIGAAFCKVIKGFGCKVIAFDISKSDELMNLGVEYLPLDDVFRQSDVLSLHCPLNTHTHHMINKKSIALMKNGVMIINTSRGALINTVDVIEGLSDRKIGYLGIDVYEQEENLFFEDLSESIIQDDLILRLNGFPNVLITSHQAYFTKEAMDQITITTLENIKAFENHLELTNEIK; this is encoded by the coding sequence ATGAAAATAGCGATATTTAGCTCAAAAACGTATGATCAAGATTATTTTGAAAAATATGAAGAAGACTACAACTATAAGATTTCATTTTTCGAAGCGGCTTTAAATAAGGACACTGCTAACCTAAGCATTGGGTTTGAAGCAGTTTGTATTTTCGTTAACGATAACATTGACAAGGAAACAATAAAACGGCTATCTAAAAACGGCGTAAAACTTATTGCTTTGCGCTGCGCAGGTTTTAATAATGTAGATGTGGAAGCTGCAAAAGAGCATGATATCAAGGTAGTTCGGGTGCCTGTCTACTCACCACCAGCCGTGGCTGAACACTCTATGGCACTTATTTTAACTCTTAACCGTAAAACACACAAAGCTTACAACAGAGTGCGGGAAGGTAACTTTTCTTTAAAAAATCTTATTGGCTTTAACCTGTCTGGTAAAACGGTTGGCGTTATAGGAACTGGACAAATTGGGGCGGCCTTTTGTAAAGTTATTAAAGGCTTTGGATGTAAGGTTATCGCTTTTGACATTTCAAAATCTGACGAATTGATGAATTTAGGAGTAGAGTATTTGCCGTTGGACGACGTATTTAGACAGTCTGATGTTTTGTCTTTGCATTGCCCTCTTAATACTCATACACATCATATGATCAATAAAAAGTCGATAGCCTTGATGAAAAATGGGGTGATGATCATCAACACAAGTCGAGGAGCCCTCATCAATACTGTGGATGTTATTGAGGGGCTTTCCGATAGGAAAATCGGGTATTTAGGTATTGATGTTTACGAACAAGAAGAAAACTTATTTTTTGAAGACTTGTCTGAAAGCATTATTCAAGATGATCTCATCTTACGATTGAATGGCTTCCCAAATGTTTTGATTACGTCGCACCAAGCGTATTTTACAAAAGAAGCTATGGACCAAATCACGATAACAACTCTTGAAAATATAAAAGCTTTTGAAAACCATCTGGAATTAACCAATGAAATCAAATAG